In one Populus nigra chromosome 12, ddPopNigr1.1, whole genome shotgun sequence genomic region, the following are encoded:
- the LOC133669157 gene encoding small ribosomal subunit protein eS24z, producing the protein MADKAVTIRTRKFMTNRLLSRKQFIIDVLHPGRANVSKAELKEKLANLYEVKDPNTIFVFKFRTHFGGGKSTGFGLIYDTVDNAKKYEPKYRLIRNGLATKIEKSRKQLKERKNRAKKVRGVKKTKAGDAAKKK; encoded by the exons ATGGCAGACAAAGCAGTTACCATTCGTACCAGAAAGTTCATGACAAATCGTCTCCTTTCAAGGAAGCAATTT ATCATTGATGTTCTTCATCCTGGTAGAGCCAATGTTTCTAAG GCAGAACTGAAGGAGAAGCTGGCAAATTTGTATGAGGTGAAGGACCCCAATACAATCTTTGTGTTCAAATTTAGGACCCATTTTGGTGGTGGGAAATCAACTGGATTTGGGTTGATTTATGATACAGTTGACAATGCAAAGAAGTACGAGCCCAAGTACAGGCTCATAAGG AATGGGCTTGCCACTAAGATAGAGAAGTCGAGGAAGCAATTGAAGGAGAGAAAGAACAGGGCAAAGAAAGTCCGTGGAGTCAAGAAG ACTAAGGCTGGAGATGCTGCAAAGAAGAAGTGA